In Cydia splendana chromosome 25, ilCydSple1.2, whole genome shotgun sequence, a single genomic region encodes these proteins:
- the LOC134802689 gene encoding uncharacterized protein LOC134802689 — protein MWEPKCYKDKLAFKNYLEDRLFTLIKTFNKKWHSFEVKSNRNMEKEIINWAQNYLENTTDKGDVIKKLIKEIKRILKSRINEKHIRKEETVNILEELSPYLQSPHDKDVNILADDLAKLLNDSEEKYEISDEYKCTRDTSLNDYHLGEKAEDEIISEITNILFSYDDLGSHNKQPNVDKEIRRILKLSGGFSDSESSSLAKTLVANVKGCFDEDLYTKNCGRSFSSPFLVLTSEQDLSEISNPPFHSTPKKYVRRKEITTLNKAEKVFIDKVSALIRTWLDTTDVTFETMEEQAFKETIVDDMANDVHSIVKQIVQLQVPDGPRINEAAINSIILKGIRKYELFAQPMSRESPQVVDLRRRIMALDTDVILDKSEFLEPQHGNRQAMANIKYRNIKNIKNEPDPIYRPNTLDILEDNISV, from the coding sequence ATGTGGGAACCAAAATGTTATAAGGACAAACTCGCATTTAAAAACTATCTAGAAGACAGATTGTTCACATTAATAAagacatttaataaaaaatggcATAGTTTTGAAGTAAAAAGTAATAGGAATATggaaaaagaaataattaattgGGCACAGAATTATCTCGAAAATACCACTGATAAGGGTGACGTAATTAAAAAACTAATAAAGGAAATAAAACGAATACTAAAATCCAGGATCAACGAGAAACATATTAGGAAAGAAGAAACTGTCAATATCTTAGAAGAACTATCACCTTACTTGCAATCGCCTCATGACAAAGATGTTAATATATTAGCTGATGATTTAGCAAAACTTTTAAATGACTCTGAGGAAAAATATGAAATTAGCGATGAATACAAATGTACAAGAGATACATCTCTGAATGATTATCACTTAGGAGAAAAGGCGGAAGATGAAATTATCAGTGAAATCACTAATATTTTGTTCAGCTATGACGATTTAGGTTCCCATAACAAGCAACCTAATGTTGATAAAGAAATACGGCGAATTCTCAAATTATCAGGAGGATTTTCAGATTCTGAATCATCAAGTTTGGCCAAAACTTTGGTTGCAAATGTAAAAGGTTGTTTTGATGAAGATCTTTATACAAAAAATTGTGGACGTAGTTTTTCCAGCCCATTTCTGGTATTAACATCAGAGCAAGATTTATCAGAAATCAGTAATCCTCCATTTCACTCAACTCCTAAAAAATATGTACGAAGAAAAGAAATTACGACACTCAACAAAGCAGAAAAAGTTTTCATTGATAAAGTATCAGCACTCATTAGAACATGGCTTGATACTACAGACGTAACTTTTGAGACTATGGAAGAGCAGGCGTTTAAAGAAACTATTGTTGACGATATGGCGAATGACGTTCATAGTATTGTAAAACAAATTGTGCAATTACAAGTACCCGATGGACCGAGAATAAATGAAGCAGCAATAAATAGCATAATACTAAAAGGAATACGAAAATATGAACTATTTGCACAACCTATGAGTCGAGAGTCACCGCAAGTCGTAGATCTTCGACGACGCATTATGGCTTTAGATACTGATGTTATATTAGATAAATCTGAATTTTTGGAACCGCAGCACGGCAACAGACAAGCTATGGCAAATATAAAGTacagaaatattaaaaacataaaaaacgaACCAGATCCCATTTACCGACCTAATACATTGGATATACTTGAAGATAATATATCTGTTTAG
- the LOC134802639 gene encoding uncharacterized protein LOC134802639: protein MCSSKQKDPGEQMVEAIENWCNNLPIKEENNESTKAKKEQIAINIYQILASLNDDSRLANDNQKLKNMLSNEIEEQLSNLSDHKGINKNKEKLKADLINKIMEIKTMIKDITAGDDYVQSLENSIDTSLHNPHRQSPKCDPVYELFKKRMVMLWLLENYDYAVDYQSMKYKKHLSSEVHSLSEEVQSRNLFPGGKDEMMNDIMSAFYTATPPNQNAIFDEIEYIKLRCEIEIWANELPLKEASNYNKVLERDQILTILSKLLFDIIKKEECNAGEQMLLEIMNWTQKLPLISTEKINVTKYSELLMCFLKATADSRKCQRQSEPKNLTVVEETLTNLKSDDAVLSKRNLGNTSQIAGPSNPKSCGGGGGGCGASLQQLVYLINNTIINWCAQLPLQYGVCDEANVVQNTKELVSQRLFRFVTELNYRPNTLNDAGLYEYHLNLEIERILTQLANDRAYWEEQRSRNERKYQLINALKAIRPLVQELKDQELYKEKLKHTISSFNESMAHTQHSGVQLSEKTQMAILDDFIQYNNHKGDFENQELHKLKISDVLKNELNEDVDPLLTANRLICELSKVGFPAQSAKQRRYSEPNPIGFNNLHSATASRRHSLPPLQNSYPRFVKSQNLIPHEQPNMAFPGPSSYPQRSSLSTSLPVPMCQRPPDFQRSLPFTSETFPPALPQELPVLYRASALDIRAFPLPPPELNMTHNSHIYQSPVQGPQTAFPLPPPELNMTHNSHIYQSPVQGPHTFYRGTENQQNSVREFAEQSFNGQAPIVEHHERTPIVEHQMSPENIGARVRTTARIRNGPRSSSQCPAERQGVARQEYCETCDRDDDCAYYMPYPPYF, encoded by the coding sequence ATGTGCAGTTCCAAACAAAAAGATCCAGGAGAGCAAATGGTAGAAGCTATCGAAAACTGGTGCAACAATTTGCCAATAAAAGAAGAAAATAATGAATCTACGAAAGCTAAGAAGGAACAAATTGctataaatatatatcaaaTATTAGCATCCCTTAATGATGACTCTCGACTTGCTAATGATAATCAAAAGCTTAAAAATATGTTGAGTAACGAAATTGAAGAACAGTTAAGTAATTTATCAGATCATAAAGGTATCAACAAGAACAAAGAAAAGTTAAAAGctgatttaattaataaaataatggaaataaaGACCATGATTAAAGACATAACTGCTGGTGATGATTATGTTCAGAGTCTTGAAAATTCTATAGACACTTCATTACATAATCCTCATCGTCAGTCTCCTAAGTGTGATCCCGTTTATGAACTATTTAAAAAGCGGATGGTTATGCTTTGGCTTTTAGAAAATTATGACTATGCTGTTGACTATCAATCTATGAAGTACAAAAAACACCTTTCGTCGGAAGTACATTCACTATCCGAAGAAGTTCAAAGTAGAAATCTTTTTCCAGGAGGAAAGGATGAGATGATGAACGATATAATGAGCGCGTTTTATACGGCCACTCCTCCCAATCAAAATGCAATATTTGATGAAATTGAATATATAAAACTTAGATGTGAAATTGAAATATGGGCAAACGAATTGCCATTAAAGGAGGCTTCAAATTATAACAAAGTATTGGAACGTGACCAGATACTGACTATATTGAGTAAATTGTTGttcgatataataaaaaaagaagaATGTAATGCAGGCGAACAAATGCTATTGGAAATAATGAATTGGACACAAAAATTGCCGCTAATATCGACAGAGAAGATTAACGTGACCAAATACTCTGAATTACTTATGTGTTTTCTAAAAGCAACTGCAGACTCAAGGAAATGCCAAAGACAATCCGAACCAAAAAACCTCACTGTTGTAGAAGAAACTTTGACTAATTTAAAATCTGACGATGCAGTATTATCTAAAAGAAATCTAGGAAATACAAGTCAAATCGCTGGACCAAGCAATCCCAAATCttgtggtggtggtggtggtggttgcGGTGCATCGTTACAACAACTTGTATATCTAATTAATAACACTATAATTAACTGGTGTGCTCAATTGCCATTGCAATACGGAGTTTGTGATGAAGCTAATGTAGTACAAAACACAAAAGAGCTTGTTTCACAAAGATTATTCAGGTTTGTAACCGAGTTGAACTATCGACCGAATACGTTAAACGATGCAGGATTATATGAGTACCATTTGAATTTAGAGATAGAACGTATTCTTACACAGTTGGCAAATGATCGGGCCTACTGGGAAGAACAACGTAGTAGAAACGAGAGGAAATACCAGCTCATAAACGCGCTTAAAGCAATAAGACCTTTAGTCCAAGAGCTAAAAGATCAAGAACTTTATAAAGAAAAGCTAAAACACACAATATCAAGTTTCAATGAATCGATGGCACACACACAGCATTCAGGGGTACAATTAAGCGAAAAAACACAAATGGCTATTTTAGATGAtttcatacaatacaataatcaCAAAGGAGATTTTGAAAACCAAGAGCTCCATAAATTGAAAATAAGCGATGTACTGAAGAATGAATTAAACGAAGACGTAGATCCGTTATTAACAGCCAATCGTCTAATTTGTGAATTATCTAAAGTGGGATTTCCAGCTCAATCAGCTAAACAGAGAAGATATTCGGAACCAAACCCAATTGGTTTTAACAATTTGCATTCAGCTACCGCATCAAGACGCCATTCTCTACCCCCGTTACAAAATTCCTATCCAAGATTTGTGAAATCTCAAAATTTGATCCCACATGAACAGCCTAATATGGCATTCCCAGGACCATCCTCATATCCTCAAAGATCCTCTTTGTCTACGTCTCTGCCAGTTCCAATGTGTCAAAGACCGCCTGATTTTCAACGAAGTCTACCTTTTACATCAGAAACATTTCCCCCGGCTCTTCCGCAAGAACTTCCAGTTTTATACCGGGCTTCTGCCCTTGACATACGAGCATTTCCTTTGCCTCCTCCCGAGTTAAATATGACACACAACTCACACATTTATCAATCTCCAGTTCAAGGACCCCAAACAGCATTTCCTTTGCCTCCTCCCGAGTTAAATATGACACATAACTCACACATTTATCAATCTCCAGTTCAAGGACCCCACACATTTTACAGAGGAACGGAAAATCAACAAAACTCTGTCAGAGAGTTTGCTGAGCAATCTTTTAATGGACAAGCACCAATTGTTGAACATCATGAACGAACACCAATTGTTGAACACCAAATGTCACCGGAAAATATAGGAGCTAGAGTTAGAACTACAGCAAGGATCCGCAACGGACCACGCTCTTCGTCACAATGTCCGGCAGAACGGCAGGGTGTTGCCAGACAAGAATATTGTGAAACATGTGATAGAGACGATGATTGCGCTTACTATATGCCGTATCCTCCGTATTTCTGA